The DNA window AAATCCTGGCGATGGTGTCGACGCCGTCGTACGACCCGAACCCCCTGGCGGCGCACGACACCGCAACGCAGAAGAACGCGTGGGCGAGCTACGACAACCCGAAGAAGCCGATGCTGAACCGCTCGACCCAGGAGATCTACCCTCCCGGTTCGACGTTCAAGCTCGTGACGGCCGCGGCCGCGCTCGAAGACGGCAAGGGCCCCGACACCCCGATCAACACGGCGTCGAACACGACACTGCCGACCACGAACGTCAAGCTGGAGAACTACAACGGCACGCCGTGCGCGGGCGGCACCTTCAAGGACGCGCTGGCGCATTCGTGCAACGTGCCGTTCGCGGAGTTCGCCGGCCAGCTCGGCAAGGACAAGCTGACCAAGGCCGCGGTGAACTTCGGCATCGGGCAGGACGTCACGCTGCCGATGCGGGTGGCGCCGTCCTCGCTCGGCGCGCTCGACTCGCAGCCCGCGCTGTACCAGAGCGGCATCGGCCAGCTCAACGTCCGGCTCACGCCGCTGCAGGACTGCCTGCTCTCGGCGACCGTGGCGAACGGCGGGATGGCCATGCAGCCGCAGCTGATCAAGAAGATCCTGGCGCCGGACCTGTCCGACATCGAGACGTACTCGCCGAAACAGCTCACCGGCACGCCCGCGCTGTCTTCGTCGAACGCCAGCATCCTCAAGGACATGATGATCGGGTCGGAGAGCTTCACGAAGGGCGGCGGCAAGCGTCCCGACGTGCAGATCGCCTCGAAGACCGGTACCGCGGAGCACGGCGTGAACTCGAAGACCACCCCGCCCGACGCCTGGTACACCGCGTTCGCCCCGGCCAACGACCCGCAGATCGCGGTGGCGGTGCTGGTGGAGAACGGCGGCAACGCCGGGCTGGAGGCGACCGGTGGCTCGGTGGCGGCCGAGATCGGCCGCGCGGCGATCAACGCCGTCGTCGGGGGTGGATAGCGGATGCTGTCCACGGGCCAGCTGCTCGCCGACCGGTACCGGCTCACCAGCCGGATCGCCGTCGGCGGGATGGGTGAGGTCTGGCAGGCCAACGACACCCGGCTGGACCGCACCGTGGCGGTCAAGATCCTCAAGGCGGAGCTGTCCGGGGACGCCGAGTTCCTGCACCGCTTCCGCACCGAGGCGCGCACCACGGCTTCGCTGAACCACCCGAACATCGCCGCCGTGCACGACTACGGCGAAACCGTCGCGGACGAGCTGTCGATCGCCTACCTGGTGATGGAACTGGTCGAGGGCGATCCCCTCGCGGGCATCCTGGCCAAGCAGGGCAGGCTCACCGCGGACCGGACGCTGGAAATCCTGGAGCAGGCGGGAAACGCGTTGCAGGCGGCGCACGAGCGCGGGCTTGTGCACCGCGACGTGAAACCGGGCAACATACTCGTGGTGGCGGGGCAGGACGGCCAGATCACCGTGAAGCTCACCGACTTCGGGATCGCGAAGGCGGCCGACGCGGCACCGGTGACGCGGTCGGGCATGGTGATGGGCACCGCGCACTACATCGCGCCGGAGCAGGCGCTCGGCCACGACGCGGAACCCGCGAGCGACGTCTATTCGCTGGCGGTGTGCGGGTGGGAGTGCCTCACCGGGCACCGGCCGTTCCTGTCGGAGAACGCGGTGACGGTGGCGATGATGCACATCAGGGACGTGCCGCCGCCGCTGCCGCCCGACGTGCCGCCCGGTGCGCGCGCGGTGATCGAAGCAACGATGACGAAGGACCCCCGTCAGCGATACAACAGCGGGGGCGAATTCGCGCGCGCCGTCGCGGCGGTGCGCGCGGGGCATCCCCTGCCGTTGCCGTTGAGCGTGGTGAACGCGGCCTACCCGCCGCCGCAGCAGCAGCTCGGCGCACCGGTGGGCCCGCCGTCGCGGCCCGCCATGCACCCGGTGCAGCAGCCGGTGGTCGCGCACCCGCCGTCGGGTGGGATGGTGCCGGGGCCGGTGTCGTTACCGGTACCGCCCCGAAAACGGACCCATACCGCCTTGTGGGTGGTACTCGCCGTGGTACTCGTGGCACTGATCGTGGCCGCGGTGTTCCTGATCCCGGTGTTCACCAGGTCGGGCGGCACCCCGGCGCCGGGCACGGTCGACCCCGGTACCACGGTGGGCAGGGCACCGGAACCGAACGAAGACGGCCCGGAGCCGGGGGTGCGGACACCGCCATCCGGCTTCACCCAGCCGGGTGAGGAGACACACTCACCCGGAAGTGGACCGCCTTCACCAGAGAGAACCGCTTACAGGGCATGATGGGCACACCTTGGACGGAATGGAACGGCACCCACCGATGAGCACACCGAGACTGCTCTCGAACCGCTACGAGCTGGGCGACACGCTCGGCTACGGAGGCATGTCCGAGGTCCACCACGGCCACGACGTCCGGCTCGGGCGCGAGGTCGCGGTGAAGATCCTGCGTGCCGATCTCGCCCGAGATCCGCAGTTCCAGGAACGGTTCCGGCGCGAGGCGCAGAACGCGGCCGCGCTGAACCACCCCGCGATCGTCGCCGTGTACGACACCGGTGAAGCGCAGACGGAGTACGGTCCGCTGCCCTACATCGTGATGGAGTTCGTCGACGGCAGGACGCTGCGCGACATCGTGAAGACCGAAGGCCCGATGCCGCAGAAGCGGGCCATGGAGGTCATGGCCGACGTCTCCGCGGCACTGGACTTCTCGCACCGCCACGGGATCATCCACCGGGACGTCAAGCCCGCGAACGTGATGATCACCAAGAACGGCGCGGTCAAGGTGATGGACTTCGGCATCGCGCGTGCGCTGCACGACGGCCAGTCCGCGATGACCCAGACCGCCGCGGTGATCGGCACCGCCCAGTACCTCTCGCCCGAGCAGGCGCGCGGCGAGAGCGTGGACGCCCGAAGCGACGTCTACGCGGCAGGGTGCGTGCTGTACGAACTCGTCACCGGGGAGCCGCCGTTCACCGGTGACTCGCCGGTCGCGGTCGCGTACCAGCACGTGCGGGAAGACCCGCAGGCCCCGTCGAGCGTGAACCCTGCGGTGTCGCCGGAACTGGACGCGGTGGTGCTGAAGGCGCTCGCGAAGGGCCCGGCGAACCGGTACCAGTCGGCCGCGGAGATGCGCTCCGACCTGGTGCGCACGCTGTCCGGCCAGCGCCCGTCCGCGCCGATGGTGATGGCCGACGACGAGCGCACCCAGCTCATGGACGGCCGTCGCCAGGCCGCACCCGCCGGGTACGAGGACTACGACGACTACGGCGACCCCGAGGCGGAAGCACGCGAAAAACGCAAGCGCCGCACGAAGATCGCGGTACTGCTGGCCGTGCTCGGGATCGTCATCGTGGGTCTGCTGCTCTGGCTGCTCAACGCGTTCGGCAGTGACGCGAAGACGTTCGCGATGCCGGCGCTCAAGGGCCAGCTCGAGCAGAAGGCGATCAGCACCCTGGTCGACCAGGGCATGCCGCAGACCAACATCTCCTCGGAAGCGGTGACCTGCCAGGCCAGCACGGACGGCGGCGCCGCGCCGTGCGGGCCCGACGACGTCAACAAGGTCATCAGCTCCACTCCGGACTCGGGCGCCCAGGTGAAGACGACCGACAAGGTCGTGCTGAAGGTGGGCAGGCCGCCGGGCAAGACGAACGTGCCGGACCTGCACGGGAAGACCCCGACCGAGGCCACCGCGCTGCTGACGCAGGCCGGGCTCAAGCTCGACCCGAACATCAAGGATCAGGAAACCGACGACCCGAACCTGTACAACAAGGTGCTCGACCAGAGCCGGGCCTCGGGCACGTCGGTGGACTCGGGCACCGCGGTCCAGATCACCGTCGGCAAGCAGCCCGCGTCGGGCCAGGTGCCGGACACCCGCGGCTCGACGGTCAGCCAGGCGAAGAAGACGCTGCAGAACGCCGGGTTCAAGGTCAAGGTCAACACGGTGGCCAGCGACAAGGACAAGGACATCGTCGTCGACCAGAAGCCCAACGGCGGCCCGCAGCCGAAGAACAGCACGGTGGAGATCGACGTCTCCGACGGTTCGCTGGCGCAGGTCGACATGCCGAGCCTGAAGGGCCAGAGCTTCGACCAGGCCAGCGCGACCCTGCGGAGCCAGGGCTTCACGGGCCCGGTTTCCATGCAGGAAAAGGCCGTCACGGACCAGAGTGACGACGACAAGGTGCTCGACCAGAGCCCGTCCTCGGGGACGAAGGTCAGCAAGAACCAGCCGATCACGCTGGTCGTCGGCAAGTACGACAGCAGTGGCAGCACGAGTCCGAGCAAGCCGACGACGGGGATACCCGGCTTTCCCTAGGTCATGAGCAACTCTGGTGCCCCGCGGAGCTTTACGGCCGCGGGGCACCGGTGTTTCTAGAGCCAGGTGAAGTCGACATCCGCGATCACCTGCTGCAGCTTGAAGACGCGCTCGGGGCTTTCCGAGGTGTGGATGCCGGAGCTGCCGAGGAAGCGGAAGATCGTGCCGTCGCCGTCGGGGAACTCCATGCCCCAGCCGATGACCGGTTCTTCGGGGTAGCGGCGGAGCGTGCCGTAGATGGAGAACATGCGGGGTTTGTTGTCGACCGCGGCCCTGGCCAGGTCGTCCAGCTCTTCGGTAGTCATTCGGGTACCTTCCGTGAAGTCCGTCAGCGTGTCGCGATAGTAGCGAGAACATTTCTCGATTAACAAGTGATACGTTCCTGAACATGGAGATTCCATCGGATGTCGAGATCCTCAAGACCCAGCTCGGCATCGAGCTGCGGCGACTGCGCGAGGAAGCCGGGTACCCGGCGATCGAAGCCTGCAAGGCCATCGGCGCGCAGACGCCGAAGCTTTCCAAGCTGGAGAACGGAAACCAGACCGCCGACCCGGAGGACATCCGGAAGCTCGCCGAGTTCTACCGCGCGCCGGACGAAGTGCGCGACTACCTGGTCGCACTCGCCGAAGCACAGCCGAAGCGGCGGCGGCGCCGGAAGTCGGTGGAACGCGACGCGGTGCCGGACTGGTTCCGGCGCTTCTTGGCTCTGGAGTGGGACGCCACCGAGATCCGCAGCTACGCCATCGAAAGTGTGCATGGGTTGCTACAGACCGAAGCCTATGCGCGATCCAACATCCTCGCCGGTGAACCCGAAGCAGATGAGCGAATCGTGTCGAAGCAGGTGTCAACCCGGATGGAGCGACAGGCATCGCTGAAGCGCAACGGCCGCCCATCGCTCCGGTTGGATGTCGTACTGAGCGAAGCAGTGCTCCGCCGTGTCCAAGGCAGCAACGAAGTCATGCGCAGCCAGCTTAAGCACTTGATCGCAAGCTCGAAGCGGCCCAACATCACCATCCGCATACTGCCGTTCGATGTGCCGGATCGCATCACGATCCCATCCGCGTTTCAGCTCTTTCGGCTGCAGGAGCAGAACCTGTCAACCGTCTACTTGGAAGACCTCTTCGGCGCGACCTACCTCAAAGAAGCAGACCAATACACTCGCTACAACGTCGCCTTCGCGCGCTTGCGGGATGCTGCGTTGGACCCTCCAGCCTCACGTACCTTCATCGCTAAAGTGGCAGAGTCCTACACCTGACTCGCCACCTGAAGGGGTGTGTGATGACTGCCCCGACCTTCTCCAACTCTGCCTGGTTCACAAGCTCGTACAGCGACAGCAACGGCGGCAACTGTGTGGAAGTTGCGCGCGCCGAGCAGGCGGTTGGGGTGCGCGACACCAAGGACCGCGCGGGCGGCCACCTCCAGCTCTCCCCTGCCGCCTTCACCGCCCTGCTGACCCGCCTCCGCTGACCCGCCGGTACAGCACCCACCCGCACCCGGCCGCGACCAGGAGCACCGACGCCATGGCACCGGCGGTCACAGCAAGGGGGCTCCACTGGCTGGTCGAAGTGAGTGGTTGCGTCGCGCCGGTGATCGCCACCACCAAGCACACCACGATGACGGTCACGAGGACGGGCGTGCGAACCCGGTCGACCGCGTGCCCAAGCGCGGGAAAGGCGTCCTCGATCCGCGCGGTCGGGTTGCCCTCCTTGCGCGCTTTCACCAAACGCCGCCTGATCAGCGCGCCGCTCCCGATTCCGAGCAGCAGCAACGGAATACCGCCGCTGAGGTCACTGGTCTTCGCGAGGATCCCGCCGACCACACCGCCGATCCCCATGCCGCCGCACAGCACCAAGACGATCCACAGACCCCAACCGCGGATGAGCGACAGTAGCGCCCCTGGCTGCACGGATCGCTTGGCACGGCCGACCGCCGCGGTCTTCACATCCGACCACGATCTCGGATCTGGTCCAGCCTCCTTCTTGGCGGCGACCACCGGCGGTGGCGATGGCTCGGGCGCGGATTGCGGTTCTGGCGGTGCGGATGTCGGAGTCGGTCGAGGTCGCGGTTCCGGTACCGCTACTGGTTCCGTATCGGGTGGGGTCGCCGGTGGCCGCGCTCCAGCCGCGCGGCGGAGCACGACCAAGCCTGCGGTGTCCACTGTGGACATCTTGGGTTCCGGCAGGTCCCGGCGGGCCATCGCAGCCGTGACCGAACGGAACAGCTCGGCGACGTCGAGCTGGCGGCCGGGGATCCGCGGGCCGTTCTTCAGCAGCGACAGCACTTCCGCGGTGAACGCGGTGTGCCGTTCGCCCGGCGGCGACAGCGACTTCTTGTTGCGGGGCGACGAAGTGATCACCGAGGTGCCCCGCACGGCGACCTCGTCGGACTCGACAACGCCGCTCGACATCCGGCCGATCGCCATGCCCGAATAGCAGCAGTCCAGGATCAGCAGCTTGGTGCGCGCCGGGCTGGCCGCGACGATTTCGCGCAACGACTCGTACGGCACCGCGGTGCCGTCGAGTTCGTCGGGATCGGTTTCGCGGACGGCGAGGTAGAGGGTGTCGCGGTTCAGGTCGCGCAGGCCGTGCCCGGCGTAGTACACGACGAGCAGATCCTCGGCCTGCTTCGCGACCGGCCGGAGCTGGCCGAGCAGGCTGCGCGGCGAATCCGGCGTGTACACCGTGGTGCAGTGCTCGGGGTCGAGCACGCCGGTTTCCGCATCGGTCAGCGCCGCGGCCAGATCGGTGACGTTGTTGTTGACCGCGGGCAGCCACGGCAACGATTCCGCGTGCTGGAACGTGCTGGTGCCGATGAGCACCGCGCGGGAGTACGCCCTGATCGGCAGCGCGGGGCCGGTCATTCCTTACCGTCGAGGAATCGTTCGACGGAACGCAGCACGGAATCGGCATCGGTGGCCGAGCCGCATTCCAGCTCCAGATGATCAGTTCTCCCCGGGCTTTTCACGAGAATCTTCACCTGTTCGGCGGTACGGCGATGCTTCAGCCACTCGAAGAACGACGTGACAGCCTGCTTGGCTACGCCGCTGCCCAAAATCACCGACAGGGCCTCGATCGCTCCGCCCATCTCGCCATCGCGAGGCGCCGACTCGGTGAAGCCGACCCTGCCGGTCAACCCGTCCTCGTCGCGCAACCAGCGGGCGAGCGACTGAATGTCCTCATCCGGCGCGACGAAATCGAGCACGCCATTTTCTTCGATCACGCAGAGCGACAATACTCGCCAAACGGACCGTCGACTAAGGACGATATAAGAACGACACAGGAAAACAACTACCGCTATCACCGGAATTACCGTCAACCGCTACCTCGCCCGATCGGGCTATTGCTTGCCAGCAGGGCAACACCTCAACCGCGCCACTGGCCCGCGCCCGCCGAACTGTCGGTGCCCCGAGGTAACGTTGATTCCGGGGGACCCCCTGGGCGTACGAAAGGGATAGTTCGTGCGGTCGCGCCGGGCTCGGGGATGTCCGTGGCCTTCACGGCATACCGCCCTAGCGCCTCTGGTCGGGGATGTCGTTGTGAGGGCCGAGTTTCGGGCACTCAGCGCCCCGAAGGCCACCTTCGGGGCATACGAGGCACTGCCCGCACGTCAGCGAGGGCCGAGAAAGTGGCGCTAGGGTCCCCGAAGGTGGCCTTCGGGGACCAACGGAGAACCTCCGCCGCCGACCACCGCGCCGCGCACCCGACATCACTGTGACCTTCGGGGCATCACCAGATCCCTACCGAGACAGCAGAAGCCTCATCAGGGCGAAGTTCGCGGCGTCGCGCGCGGCCAAATTTGCGAGGGCGCCATTTGCGGCGCTCAGCGCCCCGAAGGTGGCCTTCGGGGCATGCAATCCGCGCGCCGCCCAAGCGCGCGGAAAAGCGGGGCCGCCTCCCCGCGGTGGAGGCGGCCCCGCTCGAAAAAGGAACTCAGCCGGTGACGTCGAGGTGGGCCTTCGCCGGGGTCGGCGTCGGGGCCTTGCCGTCGGCGGTCGGCTTGTCGCCGGGCATTCCGGCGCCGGTGGAGGTGGTCGGCGCGCTCGGCTTGCCAGGGGTGCTGGGCTTGCCGGGGGTGCTCGGCTTACCCGGCTTCGTCGGCTCGGTGGGCGGCGTCGTGGTGTCACCGCCGGAGCTTTCGACGCAGGTGGCCGAGGCGAGATCAAGCGTCTGGATGCCATCGACGCTGATCGACAGCGCGGTGACGGTGAAGCTGCCGTCCTTGTGCTTGACCTGCTTGTTCACCGTGACCGACGCGAGGCCGTCGATGCCGATCTTCGTGTTCGGGGCCGCGGCGACGTCGAGCTTGATGCCGCCGATGTTCGCCTTCGCCAGCGACGAAGCGCCTTCGCCCGCCTTGCAGTGCGCTTCCAGCGCCGACGCGGCGACCTGCGGCTTGCCTGCGCCGCCGAACACCGCGTCCAGGCTGACGCTGACGTCCTTGATGCTGGCCTTCGCCTTGTTCCCGCCCGCTTCCGCGTTGAGCAGGTTCAGCTTGACGAGTCCGCCGGGCAGGGCGAACTCGGCGAGGGACTTCTGGTCGAACCCGGCCGCGCCGTTCGCGTGCGGCACCGGGTCGATCTTCAGCAGGCCGGTGGCGGACAACGCGAACGCGGAGTTCTTGCTGAACTCGGTGGCACCGGCGATCGAGGGCGCGGTCACCGCGGCCACGGCGACGCCGAGCGTGATGGCACCGGCGAGCTTCTTTCTGGAAATCAACGGATTACCTCTTGTCTGTTGGGGAGGGGAGGGTGATTCAGGTGATGTTGACAATGGTTCCGAGCGGCACCTTGACCAAAGCGTCGAGCGCTTCCTTCGGCACGCGGATGCAGCCGTCGCTGTTCGCCTTGCCGACGAAACTGTCGTTCGGCCAGGTGTGGATGCCGACCGTGCCGGGACCGCCGCCGAAGGTTTCGTGCGATTCGGAATGCACGCTCAACGGCAGCACGATCGGGCTGTACTTGTTCACCGTTTCCTCGATCGAGGCCAGCAGGAACGCTCGCCCCTTCGGGGTCGGGAACTCGGGCTTCCCGGTGCCGATCTGCCACTTGCCGAGCGCCTTGCCCGACTTGGTCAGCTGCAGCGAGAACGCCGCCGTGTCCACGTCGATGCGGTAGTCGTTCTCGGCGGATTCCACTTCGGACGGATCGGCGTGCACCCAGCCGCTGGCCTGATTCGGCCTGGTGGGCAACAGAACCTCGGCCCACGGGCCCTGTTCGGAGAGCACCGGCGCCCAGGTCGGCGAGCCGACCTGCGTCGTCGGCAGCTTCGCGATCGCCTTGCCGCCGACGCTCTGGTACACGACCAGATCGGCCTTCGGGTGGATGACCTTCGCGGTCGGAGCGGATCCGCCGTCCTTCGCCGCGTCCGGCAGTGCGGCGAAAGTCGTCGCCTCCGGCAGCATCGTCAGATCTTCCTGACTCAGCTTCGCCGGTTCGGCGGTTTCGTCACCGCCACACCCCGAAACCGCGAGCACGACCACGGCGACGAGGCCGTAAATCTTTACCCGGTTACGTCTGCGTATACGGCGGGAAATGACATCACAAGTTTCCATACATCCCGATCCTGAGCAGGGAATATCAACCACTAGGCACAGAAAAATATGGCTTGATCAAGCAGTGCGCGGCGAGCGTAGCAGTACAGGAAAACGTCGTAAACCGGGGCCGCTAAGGCGAAAAACATATCATCGGCGTGATAGCCGGTGCTAAAACGAGCCCGCACCGGGGCTCATGCGGGTGCTAACCGGCGGAGGCTTCCTGCAGCGCCACCGTCTGGCGCTCGAGACCATCCACAATGGACTTCTCGACCGGGCTGCCCGCGCTCGCCATCCAGTTCGACAGCATGCGGTGGCCGTACTGAGTGAGCACCGACTCGGGGTGGAACTGCACGCCCTCCAGGGGGTGCTCGCGGTGCCGCAGGCCCATCACGATGCCGGACTCGGTGCGCGCGGTGACCTCGAAGCCGTCCGGGATCGTCTCCGGCAGCACGGTCAGCGAGTGGTACCTGGTCGCGGTGAGCGGACTCGGCAGGCCCTGGAACACGCCCGCTTCGGCATGGTGCACGAGGCTCGTCTTACCGTGCAGCAGTTCTTCGGCGCGGCCGACGGTCGCGCCGAACGCGACACCCATCGCCTGATGGCCGAGGCACACGCCCAGCATCGGGGTGCCGGACGCGGCGCACGCCTTCACCACGTCGATGCTCGCGCCCGCGCGCTCGGGAGTGCCCGGCCCCGGTGAGACGAGCACGCCGTCGAAGTCCGGCACCTTCTTCAGGTCGACGACGTCGTTGCGCCACACCGTGCAGTCGGCGCCGAGCTGCGCCAGGTACTGCACGAGGTTGTAGACGAAGGAGTCGTAGTTGTCGACCACGAGTACGCGCATGCCGCGAGTCTAGGGGACCGCGACGGCAAGCCCATCCCGAATCGTGGACCGTATCGAGCGTCACAGTGTAAGTTAGCCTAACCTTACCTTAACGTGGAGCGGTGACTCGTACTCTTCGCGTGGCGATCGTGGGCGCCGGACCCGCCGGCATCTACGCAGCCGACAGCCTCCTCAAGTCCGACGCGGACGTCTCCATCGACCTCATCGAGCGCATGCCCGCGCCGTTCGGGCTCATCCGCTACGGCGTGGCGCCCGACCACCCTCGCATCAAGGGCATCGTGACCGCGCTGCACAAGGTCCTCGACAAGCCCGGCGTGCGCCTGCTCGGCAACATCGACTACGGCACCGACCTCAAGCTCGACGACCTGCGCGAGTTCTACGACGCGGTGATCTTCTCGACCGGCGCCAGCGCGGACCGCCCGCTCGACATCCCCGGCATCGACCTCGACGGCAGCTACGGCGCCGCCGACTTCGTCTCCTGGTACGACGGGCATCCCGACGTGCCGCGCACCTGGCCGTTCAACGCCACCAGTGTCGCCGTGCTCGGCGTCGGCAACGTGGCGCTCGACGTCGCGCGCATCCTCGCGAAGACCGCCGACGAACTGCTCACCACCGAAATCCCGCACAACGTCCACGAAGGGCTCGCGGCCAGTCCGGTGACCGACGTGCACGTGTTCGGCCGCCGCGGTCCCGCGCAGGCGAAGTTCACCCCGATGGAGCTGCGCGAGCTGGACCACTCGCCGAACGTCGAGGTCATCGTGCAGCCGGAGGACATCGAGTTCGACGACGGCTCGATCGCCGCGATCCGCGGGTCCAAGCAGGTCGACATGGTGGTGAAAACGTTGCAGGAGTGGGCGATCCGCGACCACGGCACCCGGCCGAGGCGGCTGCACCTGCACTTCTTCCACTCGCCGACCGAAGTCCTCGGCGAGGACGGCAGGGTCACCGGGCTGCGCACCGAGCGCACCGAGCTGACCGGCGACGGCAACGTCCGCGGCACCGGCGAGTTCCACGACTGGGGCGTGCAGGCGGTCTACCGCGCGGTCGGCTACCTCTCCTCGCACCTGCCGGAGATCCCGTTCGACCACCTCTCGGGCACCGTGCCGCACCAGGCTGGCCGCGTGCTCGACCTCGACGAGAACCAGCTCCCCGGCGTGTACGTGACGGGCTGGATCAAACGCGGTCCGATCGGGCTCATCGGGCACACCAAGGGCGACGCGGCGGAGACGGTGCACAGCCTGCTCGCGGACGTCGACACCTTGCGCGCGCCGACGCAGGGCCACCCGGACGCGGTGCTTTCCTTCCTCGCCGACCGCGGCGTGCCGTTCACCACC is part of the Amycolatopsis sp. CA-230715 genome and encodes:
- a CDS encoding FAD-dependent oxidoreductase, giving the protein MGAGPAGIYAADSLLKSDADVSIDLIERMPAPFGLIRYGVAPDHPRIKGIVTALHKVLDKPGVRLLGNIDYGTDLKLDDLREFYDAVIFSTGASADRPLDIPGIDLDGSYGAADFVSWYDGHPDVPRTWPFNATSVAVLGVGNVALDVARILAKTADELLTTEIPHNVHEGLAASPVTDVHVFGRRGPAQAKFTPMELRELDHSPNVEVIVQPEDIEFDDGSIAAIRGSKQVDMVVKTLQEWAIRDHGTRPRRLHLHFFHSPTEVLGEDGRVTGLRTERTELTGDGNVRGTGEFHDWGVQAVYRAVGYLSSHLPEIPFDHLSGTVPHQAGRVLDLDENQLPGVYVTGWIKRGPIGLIGHTKGDAAETVHSLLADVDTLRAPTQGHPDAVLSFLADRGVPFTTWDGWGRLDAHERALGEPHGRERIKVVDRHEMVRVSRLNG